The genomic region ACGGTAAAACTCCACCAGAGACGTTTATAGTAAATATGTATGGGAAGTTCTGGTCTGTAACTTTAATGTAATTAACAACGTTAAATCTAAACTGTGATACGTTTTCGTTTAAGTTATTTATAACTTGATAACCACTACTCACTAAATAAACGCCATTATATGAGACAGTATATAAGTTATCTGCGGATTCCTCAGTATCAAGACCAAAGGGGAAGAGGAATTTAGGGGGTGCTAAAGTTCCGTTTAAATATTGATAGATCATAGCTAATTCCACATTTGATTCATTAAAGAACGTAAACTCGCCACATCCTCCACCACCTAATATTAGTTCTGAATCGTACGCAAATCCTCCTGAAGTGAAGTTATAACCATCTACTAGGATATATGCTGATAACGTGTTTGGTATTAATATAGTCACATTATCGTACCATATGGGTAAACCACTCTGGTTCATATAGCCAAAAGATATCATGGGACCTTGAGAAGTGTATGATGTGTTTATGAGTAAATATTTTAAAGAGGGTATTAATAGTGTGGAGAAAGTGGTACTATATGCGTAATAGTCTTTTCCGTCATTAGTAAGGGAAACTATTCCATTACCCTTCACAGCACTATTAGATAGACATGAAAATATACCTGTGAAATTCCATATATTATCTAAAAATCTGTAGGAATCATTATTGGTATCAATTTGTATAGCATTCTGTAACCAAAGTTGTTGAGAACCACCTATAGTATTGACTTGAAGAACTACATTTAACTGAATGGATGCACAGTATTGACATATACCAGCTGGTGGTGCTGAATTATAAGCTAGCAGTTTGTTAATTTCAACAGCACCTATTACACTTTTAATCTTCTCTATATAAGGACTAATAGCACCATTGTTAACCTTAAGACCATAATCGGCTATACCAGTAGGCAAGGGTCTTGATAGAATATAGTAATTTAACGTAACAGGATTATTACTTATGTTATTATAGAAAACAATATAATATTGCCCACTTTTGAGAGGAAAGAATCTACTAAGGGAATTAGTAGTAGTTGAATATATTGACTGAGATAAACCCGTTTGATAAAATTGACAAAATTGTGAAGGAGTCATAATCATGAACGTTATTGGTGATGACGCGTAAAAAATTACGTCAATACCGTTTCCTTGTGTAACGTTATAACTAATAGACAAATAGCAGAGAGGAGGTATTTGGTAATATGAAGACATTGACAAAGTAAAAAAGGAAAATAATGGAAGAATCAACATTGTCAAAAGTAGTATGTTAAGCAATCTCATAGGTAAAAAGAAAGTATTATGTTATATTTAAATGTTATCAGAGTAATACTTTATGTAACTAACGTTAATAATCACTTTTTATTAAAATCCCTTTACTGACATTCCATCGTCTAGATAATAATATTAAGTGATTAAAGCTTAGTTATGGAAATGCCTTGTGGAACTCTTCAATTTCCTTTTATTGATTTTTCTTAAATTCAAGCGTTAGATTAAAAGTAAGTTAACGTCAATTGATAAAATTTGAAGTAAACACAAAGCATATGGAAACTAGTCTTCTTTCAATCCTAGAATAAGATTTGTCGTTCTTATATATTAGAAAGCATAGATAAGCATAAATATTCCACATTATTTTCCTTACATTTCTTTAAAAATATTCTTCACTGAAATCATTTCGCGCTATGGAATACTTTATAATGTCTTTAGCCTTTATAATATTTTTTATGTCTCGCTGTTTAGAAGATATTATATTTAATGTAATTAAAACACTTATTTACACTATAGATTTATTTTCAAGAAGGTGATTTTTGGGTCTACCGCAGAGAGGCGAGGCTTGTCATTCTTTTTGTCAAAAAGTTTATTTACCTATAGTATGTATATAGGATATATGAAAACAATAATGATAAGGGATGAGGTATACAGAAAGTTGGTTGAGATAAAGGGTGATAAGAGCTTCAGCGATGTAATTGAGGAGTTAATAGAGGAATCGTTAAGTTTGAGGAGGAAAAAGTTGGAGAAATATTTTGGCATACTAAGTGAAGAGGAGGCTGAAGAACTGGAGAGAGAAATTAAGGAAATGAGGAAGAGGAGTGATGAAAGTATTAATAGAAAGCTCAGCAATTATTGATTATTTAAAGGGAAATGAAAAAGTAAAGGAAGTTATTTTAAATTCAGAGGACTTTTATGTAAGTTCTTTAACAGTATATGAAGTCTTGCTAGGCAAGGTTGAGGAAAGTAAAATCCTTGATTTCCTGTCAGCGTTTAAAGTCATAAACCCTACTAAGAAGGATGCAATAATAGGTTCACGGATTTATAAGAAGTTGAGAGATAGGGGGAAGTTAATCGGAAGCTTCGATATATTAATTTCAGCCCAGGCAATAAACAAGGGATTAACTTTAGTAACTAAAGACTTTGATTTCTTAAAAGTTAAAGAAGAATTTGACGAACTAAATCTAATTCTAATTTGAAGAAGTTTTAATATCCTTTGCCTCCGCATAAAGTTTATTAACTTTCTTGAGAGAGGAATTAATAAGCTTTTACGGTTTATCGGAAACTACTGGTAAACATTTTTATTAAGAATTCGTTCATCTCCGATACGCTAGTAAACGGTCGGGCCGTGTATTTGATGATGTTAGCGTGACCGAAGTGGTGATCGGAGGTTACCCTCACCTCTGTGAGGCGGGGAGGAGTCAGATATATATGATAGCCTTTTGTTAATGATGGATATTAGTGTTTACACCTCTATCCTTTTGTATTAGGAGAAATCAACTAGAAAGTTTATTTCCTATGAGAGAAATGTTATAGTAAGTCTATGCAGTGAAAGCTAATGATAAGGAAAAAATTATCTGATCTAGCAGAGGATATTATTAACGCGGGAACTTTTCTTCATCGCATTTCCTAAAGATCCTTTAGCTTCTACTTCTAGCGTCATAAAAACGGAACTAAGCATAAAAGAACTGAAAGAGAAGCTGAAAAGGATGCGTTGAACAGATATCAGAGGAGAAGCTAATAGAATATTCATCTTGAAGACAAGCTGAAAGATGTATGGGAAAGCTCTTTTAAAACTAGAGTATAACTGACTGTAATAGCCAGCAGAAAGGCATTCATGGGATATATTACGTTTTACGTAACATGAGCTTGTCTATCCAATAAAATTATGAAAAAGATCATTCCTAATATTGAATG from Acidianus ambivalens harbors:
- a CDS encoding antitoxin VapB family protein; its protein translation is MYIGYMKTIMIRDEVYRKLVEIKGDKSFSDVIEELIEESLSLRRKKLEKYFGILSEEEAEELEREIKEMRKRSDESINRKLSNY
- a CDS encoding type II toxin-antitoxin system VapC family toxin, producing MKVLIESSAIIDYLKGNEKVKEVILNSEDFYVSSLTVYEVLLGKVEESKILDFLSAFKVINPTKKDAIIGSRIYKKLRDRGKLIGSFDILISAQAINKGLTLVTKDFDFLKVKEEFDELNLILI
- a CDS encoding thermopsin, coding for MRLLNILLLTMLILPLFSFFTLSMSSYYQIPPLCYLSISYNVTQGNGIDVIFYASSPITFMIMTPSQFCQFYQTGLSQSIYSTTTNSLSRFFPLKSGQYYIVFYNNISNNPVTLNYYILSRPLPTGIADYGLKVNNGAISPYIEKIKSVIGAVEINKLLAYNSAPPAGICQYCASIQLNVVLQVNTIGGSQQLWLQNAIQIDTNNDSYRFLDNIWNFTGIFSCLSNSAVKGNGIVSLTNDGKDYYAYSTTFSTLLIPSLKYLLINTSYTSQGPMISFGYMNQSGLPIWYDNVTILIPNTLSAYILVDGYNFTSGGFAYDSELILGGGGCGEFTFFNESNVELAMIYQYLNGTLAPPKFLFPFGLDTEESADNLYTVSYNGVYLVSSGYQVINNLNENVSQFRFNVVNYIKVTDQNFPYIFTINVSGGVLPYKLNVTISNSSGNELSRYTYVLFPSVSAYYLPLSPLSPGNYTIKIKLTDFNGNSKSYEFPLTINPPPSLSVKEQTQGNFIQYNTSITLSASVNGGTNPYYLIFLNGKLVGNYSSTTQLQLKLQNGENNITLIAKDLLGKTAVITLVVNSGYNYVNIGIIVGIILIIVIIIALLITKRK